The proteins below are encoded in one region of Vulpes lagopus strain Blue_001 chromosome 10, ASM1834538v1, whole genome shotgun sequence:
- the PDP2 gene encoding pyruvate dehydrogenase [acetyl-transferring]-phosphatase 2, mitochondrial, translating to MSSTLPFWILKNSARNSIATLQGGRRLYSRCASNRNESRLRLFSQVLGTRKSIGPCSGSALQKAYRHTSTEEDDFHLQLSPEQVNEVLRAGESAHKILDLVSGVPNSVLRFESNQLAANSPVEDRRGIASCLQTNGLMFGIFDGHGGHACAQAVSERLFYYMAVSLMSQQTLEQMEGAMESMKPLLPILHWLKHPGDSIYKDVTSVHLDHLRVYWQELLDLHMEMALNIKEALMYSFQRLDSDISLEVQAPLEDEMTRNLSLQVAFSGATACVAHVDGVHLHVANAGDCRAVLGVQEDNGMWSCLPLTCDHNAWNPAELSRLKGEHPESEDRTVIMDNRLLGVLMPCRAFGDVQLKWSKELQRSVLERGFDTEALNIYQFTPPHYYTPPYLTAEPEVTYHRLRPQDKFLVLASDGLWDVLGNEEVVRLVVEHLAEAGRHKPDLAQRPANLGLMQSLLLERKAQGLRAADQNAATRLIRHAIGSNEYGEMEPERLTAMLTLPEDLARMYRDDITVTVVYFNSDSIDAYYKGG from the coding sequence ATGTCAAGTACTTTGCCCTTCTGGATCTTAAAAAATTCTGCAAGGAACAGCATTGCCACATTACAGGGGGGCAGACGCTTATATTCAAGATGTGCCTCAAATAGAAATGAATCAAGATTGAGACTCTTTTCCCAGGTACTAGGCACCAGAAAAAGCATTGGCCCTTGCAGTGGCTCTGCTCTGCAGAAAGCCTACAGACACACTTCAACAGAGGAAGATGATTTTCACTTGCAGCTCAGCCCTGAGCAGGTAAATGAAGTGCTGCGAGCAGGAGAGTCAGCCCACAAGATTCTTGACCTTGTCAGTGGAGTCCCAAATTCGGTGTTACGGTTTGAGAGCAACCAGCTGGCTGCCAATTCCCCAGTGGAAGACCGGCGAGGTATCGCCTCTTGCCTGCAGACCAATGGGCTGATGTTTGGCATCTTTGATGGTCACGGTGGCCACGCGTGTGCTCAAGCAGTGAGTGAGAGGCTCTTCTACTACATGGCAGTGTCACTGATGTCCCAGCAGACCCTGGAGCAGATGGAGGGAGCCATGGAAAGCATGAAGCCCCTGCTGCCCATCCTGCATTGGCTCAAGCACCCAGGGGACAGCATCTACAAGGATGTCACATCAGTGCATCTTGATCACCTCCGAGTCTACTGGCAAGAGCTGCTTGACTTGCACATGGAAATGGCACTCAACATTAAGGAAGCATTAATGTACTCCTTCCAGAGACTGGATTCTGACATCTCGCTGGAAGTCCAGGCCCCCCTGGAAGATGAGATGACAAGGAACCTTTCACTCCAGGTCGCCTTCTCTGGGGCAACAGCTTGCGTGGCCCATGTTGATGGAGTTCACTTGCACGTGGCAAACGCCGGTGACTGTCGGGCTGTCCTTGGGGTCCAGGAGGACAATGGCATGTGGTCTTGTCTGCCCCTCACCTGTGACCACAATGCCTGGAACCCAGCTGAGCTGTCACGGCTGAAGGGAGAGCACCCTGAATCAGAGGACAGGACAGTCATAATGGACAACAGGCTGCTGGGCGTCCTCATGCCCTGCAGGGCCTTTGGGGATGTCCAGCTGAAGTGGAGTAAAGAGCTGCAGCGCAGTGTCCTGGAGAGGGGCTTTGACACTGAGGCCCTCAACATTTACCAGTTCACCCCTCCACACTACTATACCCCACCCTACCTGACCGCCGAGCCTGAGGTCACCTACCACCGGCTGCGCCCTCAGGATAAGTTCCTTGTGCTGGCCTCAGATGGCCTGTGGGACGTCCTGGGCAATGAGGAAGTAGTGAGGCTGGTGGTGGAGCACCTGGCTGAAGCAGGTCGGCACAAGCCAGACCTGGCCCAGAGACCTGCCAACCTGGGCCTTATGCAGAGCCTGCTGCTGGAAAGGAAAGCCCAGGGGCTCCGTGCAGCTGACCAGAACGCAGCCACACGTCTGATCAGACATGCCATAGGGAGCAATGAGTATGGGGAGATGGAGCCGGAGCGGCTGACAGCGATGTTGACACTGCCAGAGGACCTGGCAAGGATGTACAGGGATGACATCACTGTCACTGTGGTGTATTTTAACTCAGACTCAATTGATGCCTATTACAAGGGGGGTTAA